Genomic window (Acidobacteriota bacterium):
CGGGACGAAGATCGAGGCGAACGCGAACCGGTACACGTTCGTCTGGGCAAAGACGGTGGAGCGGAACAAGCAGCGGATAAGGGAACAGTTGCGTGACGTGTGGAAGTACGTCGAGCGGGCGAGCGCGGAGGAAGAGCAGGCGCCGAACGAGCCGGATTTTGAGGCGGTGGACCCGGAAGCGGTGACGCGCGCGGTGAGAGCGATCGACGAGGAGTTGCTGAAAGCCGAGCCCGATGCGAAGACAAGGCAGCGGGTGCGGAAATTGAGGCGGGAGTTGCCGGGCCGGGCGGCGAAGGTCGAGGCGCAGGAGCGGATGCTGGACGGGCGACGAAGCAGTTCGAAGACCGATCATGACGCGACGTTCATGAGGATGAAGGAAGACCATCTGGGGAACGGGCAGTTGAGACCGGCGTACAATGTCCAGCTGGCGACCGAGGGGCATTTTCTGACCGGGTACACGCTGACACAATCGGCGGGGGACACGACCGCGCTGCCGGAGCATGTCGGCAAGATGATCGAAACGTACGGAACGGAACCCGAAAGCGTGACGGCGGATGCGGGTTACGGCAGTGAAGAGAACTACGCCTATCTGGAGAAACGGGCGATCAAGGCATTTGTGAAGTTTCCGGGGTTCGATTCCGGGAAGCCCAAGGGGAAGTTCGCGGCAGACAACTTCCAATACGACGCAGAGACCGATACTTACCGGTGTCCGGCGGGGCACGTGATGGAGTTCTCGGAGGATCGCGTGAAGACGACGCAGAACGGCCGGAAGCAAAACGTCAAAATCTACCGGACCGAGGCCTGCGGCGGATGTCCGATGCGGGCCGAATGTTCGAAGGGCGAGGGGGACGGTCGATCGAGCGCAACGAAGAAGTTCTGAGGCACCGGCGCAAGGCGCGCGAGATGCTCGAAAGCGAGAAAGGCGTCGAACGGAGGAAACAACGGTACGAGGTCGAGGCGGTGATCGGAAACATAAAGGAAAACAAGAAATTCAGAAGGTTCTTACTGAGGGGGTTGGCAAAAGTACAGATTGAGATCGGATTGATCGCGATCGCACACAACCTGCAAAGGCTGGCAACCGTCTGAAAAGGCGGAAATGCGCTCGGCGACCGGCCAACTGATGACGGCCGAAGCGGACTCTCCCAAAACAGACAACAGAAAAACGGCAATCCCAGAGACTTTCTGAGTGACTTTCCAGACAGCCTCTGAACGTTGTCGTCGCTCCCGCGACTCGATTCAGATCGCGCCCTTTTCCGTGGACTCACGCCCACTGCCACAACGTGCCGCCGCTCCCGCGGCTTAAGCTCGGGAAACAACCGGCAACCGAGATTCCAATCGCCCGTCGCGCCTGCAAGGCGCAACTCGTACCGGTTGACGAACGCCAAACTTTGCACTTTTTTGCATAGTCTTCCGTTCAGCGCCGGGCTGCGGCCCGGCGGAGTCGACGCGGCCACATCTCGGGCTACCGCCCGACGCCCTCGACTATATGACGGGCAGTAGCCAGTAATGTTGTTCCGAATGAAGATCGGCGGGCCGAAGCCCGCCGCTGAACGTTGTCGTCGCTGCCGCGACTCGATTTGTCTTTATAGAGAGTTCTTCTTAACGAGCCTGATGCTTTGCGCGAACTCCGCGCTGTATGATTCCCGCTGTTTCGGCATGTACTGCATATTTCGCACGAACGTGCACACTATTTCGCGCGAAGGTGAACACTATTTCGCGCGAAGGTGAACACCGGATTTCCGGTCGCGGCTGGTCGATGAACTGACCGCGGAGCATCATTCTTTTTATCCATTTTCAGGAGGAAAAAAGAATATGCCCGCACATCGGCTTGATATGCGACTAATCAGAGAAGTACTGCGATTGAAATACGGAGCGGGGCTTTCGCATCGCGCGATCGCCGCCGCGCTCGGTGTGAGCGTCGGAACGGTTTCGAACTATCTCGGCGCGTTTTTACGGTCGGGGATGACGTATCCGTTTCCCGGCGAGACGGACGACGAGGAGCTCGGGCGGCGGTTGTTTCGGCAAAGTCCGGCCGCCGGCCGCGCGCGGCCAAGGCTTCCGGACTTTGCCGAAACAAGGGAGCAGCTGCGCCAGAAGGGCGTGACGCGCCTCCTTCTGTGGGAAGAGTACTCGGCGGGAGCGGGCGACGCGGAAGTGTACGGCTACACGCAGTTCTGCGTCCTGTACCGGCGATGGCTCGGGCAGCAGCGTCTGTCGATGCGGCAGACGCACCGGCCGGGCGAGAAGATGTTCGTCGACTATTGCGGCAAGACGGTGCCGGTGGTGGACGCGGCGACGGGCGAGGCGCGCGAGGCGCAGATATTCGTCGCCGTGCTCGGGGCGTCGAACTTCACGGGAATAGCGCCGATTCCGTGTAAGGCTCCGAGGATGTTTCCGGTTATCGCACCGGTGCTGTCGCTGTCTCCCGAGTGGTTTACCGCAAGCAACAAGGCCCCACTGAGATCATTTTCACTCACTAGCGAACAATAGATCGAGATCGCCAGAGCTTCTTCGCCGACCCAACCCCCGCCTAGGACAGAAACGCGCAATGCTGAAACACGTACGAAGTAAGCGTGCCCGCTCGCAGCGCGAGCGATCCGCTGTCATCGCGAACGCGACCGATCACCAGGCGTCGGCCGGGCCGCGGGCCGTGCACGCTTACTGAAGTGCGCGTTTCCGCAGTCCGATCCCCGGGCTTCAATTTCAATGGTCCCCGCGTCTGACGTCGCCGGTGGCCGGGATCCGTCATAAGCGTTCGACGGACTTCGATCGATGTTGGCCCCGGCTGCCCAATTCCGGTTACGGAGGAATCCCGAATCCCCGTAGTCGTAAGGGCACGGGCAAACCGTGTTAACTAGACGAAGCCATATTACATTCGACCGCGCAGTCTGACAAGATATTTTTGAGCCGTGCAAAACGAACGTGTTCTGCCTCAAGACGAAATCCGCGAAGTCTTGCCAATCTCAATCGAACAAATTCGAAAGCCAAGATTCGGTAGTTTTTTTCGTTTTGGATGAAAGGCATTGCCAATTTCTGACATTACTGTAGATGACGAGCAACGCCTAAAGAGAGAATTCGTTGAACCCAAGCCGACAATGAAGGCAAAAACGCTCAAAAGACGCGATAAATCGGACAATTCGGGCGAGAGAAGGGAGAAATACAATGAGACTAAAAAAACACCAAATGATCGCGGCGCTGATAATAGCGCTTTTCGCCTGCGGCTTGTCCGCGGCGCAAAACGCGGCGGAAGAAGCGGCGATCAGTATTGAAAAAGAAGGCAGAACGGTTTCGATCACGGACGCGACCGTTCTAGAGGACGGCAGACGCGTTTTGGTGATTGAGAAAAACGAAACGGTCAAGCTCGTTTTGCCTTCCGGCGTATCGGTCGAGAGCTCGGATTTGAATTCTGTCCTGGTCATTAACGACTCGATCCTATTGGGGAAAAAGGAGAATACCGAAGCCGTAATTGCTGCAAAAAAAGCCGGCAAGGAAATCGCTATCAAGGGAGTGATAAAGCTCGTTGTTAGGGTTGTCGAGGTCGACTTCACTCGACAGATTATCGCCGAGTCCACTTTTTTGCCTTACAAATCGGTCAAAGACAATTTCGGAAAGAAGTTCGCTCAGTCTTACTTTGTCGTTCAGGTCGACATTCGAAACGAGAAGCTAAGCAAGCAATTCATCGTTCAAACGCTAGATGTGATCATTGATCCTAACCAGTGTCAGAACGGAAGGTATCTCTACCGCGACTTTAACGAATCCCTTTGCACGGCCATTTTTGAAAAATACTTCATCTTTCCTTCGACGCAGCAAGGAATCCGTCGCGATGAAGTGATCGGCATGGCGAAAGCCGATCTCGGTCGAAGCAATCGGAATCTCGGGTTTCGTGCGCTTTCATTTACGGCCAGCATGGGAACCGTTCTATCCGGCTTCAAAGGGCTGATCGGCACCGATGGCCTATTGGGAATCAACGTTTTGGGTACAACCGTTTCCGATGCGGCGAAGGCGTTGTTCCCGGACAGTTCCGCCGAAAAGCTGGAGAACGTCAAGAGCGCGCTTCCGACCGAAGACGTGATCATAAAGAGCAAGGAGTCGAAAACGTTCAACATCTTCATTCCGACCGATCAGATTTTTTACGACCAATCGTGGCAGGATTACATAAAGCCTGCACGCGACGCGGACGCCAGCGCCTACGCACTCAAGAAGGTGTTGAAATTGCTGCTGCTTTCAACCGCGACGGGCGTTCTGGTCGACAACGACGCGCCAAAGGTGAAGGTTCAATCCGACGATGCGCTTGGCAAGGTGGCGGATAAGTTCGAAATCATACGCGCATTTCCGGAAGATGTAGTGAAGCGCAATGAGAAGGCACTCAAGATTCTCATGGACCTTGAATCGACGCTTCGTGATCCGGATCCGAAGAAGAGTCAGGCGGCCGAAAAAACTCTAAAAGACATCGTCAGGGAATTGCGCAACGATCCGTTTTTCGAAGGATATTTCAACGCAAAGAAAAAGGACATTTCAACCGGCGCGGGAATCGTAAAGGCGATCGATGAGTTATCACGACAGCTCTTCACCGAAGATGCAAATGATAAATCAGGGCGGATCAAAAAACTCGAGGAAACGATCATCCTGCGTGCACTTTAACTTAGAGGAGAAAAATTATGTCAATCGTCAAACATCTTGATCCCGGCCACAGTTCACTTTCCCAGCTTCAGGGGACCTGCAATACCCTTGAACGCGGGCTGAGAGCCAAACTGAAGTCGCTGCAGGCGGCCACCAACCCGGATAACGCCAAGATCACCGTCGCAACTTTTGAGGAGTTCGACGGCCCGAAAAGCGAACTCGGGAAGGCAAAGCTCGACCCCGGCGAGGGTCATACGGCCTTCATAAATAATGAAGTCGTGAAGATCTCAATCACTCGCAGTTCGTAAAGAGATTCGGCAAATTGGCCGAGGGAATAATAGGCACCGAACTTGTGCCAAACCGTTCCGGCCGACCAAGCCTGCGCAGTTGCGGTCGGCCGGCCGCGGTGTGCGCCCAAATCGAATTATGCGCGGGCTACGCCGACAAGGCATTTGGCGCTTCATCAAATTGGTTGAATTCAACTCGATCGCGCCCTCGGTGATGTTGGCGGACTGAGTCAAGTACGAAAGAATCTTCTGATTCCAGTCATCGATCCGCAGTGATATGTCACCTAGGAGTGGCACCACGCGTCGACCGCTCCGACGCAGTGCACGCATACTCCGCGCTTCCCCAGTCCCTGATCGTTTCTTCCGTGTCGACACGACCGCTTGAGTTCGAGACCGAGCGCCACCGCAGCGGCATTCCGGGCTTCACAACTCGTTCAATGTTGGAAGGCCAAGGTTCGAAATCCGGTTCAGGCTCTGGCGAGCTGTTTCGTTTGCGACGAACCACTTGAAAGTCTCTTCTTCCGGATCTTGGCCTCTGATTACCGGATACCGTACCGGCTGCGTCACGTTGTTGGGGTTGCCGAGAACCGACAGCGCACTGCTGATCTCGCTCGACACTGACGACGAAAAGCAACTTCGAATGTTCTCAAGGTCGTCATCGGGCATATTCGGCTCCGCTTTTTTCTCGAGCTCATAAATGTCGGGAATTTTGTCATCCCACAAAACGGAGGACTTCCAGACCGTCCCGTAACGAGATGAAAGAACTCCATCCGCGGAATATCGATTAGCGCGATCCACCAAGAATAATCCTACCGGATCGAGTCGAACCGTGCCGAGCCCCAACGGCTTACCCAACCCCAACTTGTGCCAGTATTCGAGATAGGGTCGAACGGCGAAAATCAAGGCTGCCAATTCGGCTGTGCTCAGATTCGAGAAGTCGATATGAAAATAGAAAACCGCCCCTCCCTTTACCGGCTTCACTTTCATTTTGAGATTTCTTCGTTCTTGCGAATGTCGCGTTGCCCAAGGACGAACCTCGTTAGACCGATCGTGGATATAAAACTTACGTCCATGTGGCCGGCACGATGTGGAGTTCAGATTCTTTTTGGCAATGAACGTATCGTCCGGCTTCTTGAAGTAAAGTGCCGGCGACGGGGGCTTTGGCGCCGACAACGCCCTGAGTAGAGTGAAGCCGTCATCAGCCGGATTCAAATCGAGGCATTCCTCCATCGACTTCGGCTGTTGAAGTGTTCCATCAGTCCGACGAAGTGAATGAAGCATTCCCGCCGACGGCAGTATCCGACCCGCAAGTGAAAGTTGCGGTTCATCGTCGTTAGCGTGAACTTGATCTTCGGTAGCCGATGATTGAACGAACCCAAACATCTGTTCGGCGATCGTAATGAGCTTTCGATCCGAATTGAAAGGGATCAGTTCGGGATCAACGGCTTTGAAGAAATCAAAGGTAGTGTCCGGCTTGTCAACCGGATCATTCGGACCCCGGACCAGATCCCGCCAAATTGACGAGAATGAAACTTCGTTGACCAAATTCCCGTCTCTATCGGCCGTTCGGTAGTAAACCAAATCGCCGGTCCGAAGTCGTAGCGTTTCGTCGCTCCCACGTTCGGTACCGGAAGGCTGAAATGGCAGCAACGGCCCGTCGGACTCTCTGTGATCCGACCGCAGATCCGCAAGAACATGGAAACGATTGATTGCTTCGTTCGCAACTTTTAAAAGCCCACGCTCGGCGTCTAGATCGCCATCTTCACCCTGATCCCAGAATATAAAAAGCTCGTATTTTCGCCCCAACTCCGCAAATTCAGCTTGCCGCTCCGGATTCCACATAACGCGAAGAAAACCACGCTCGTAATTGTCCCGTTCGCGAGGTTGTTTGCTCACACGAGAGCGATATTCGGCTTCGGAGATCGGTTCGACAGTCGTCGGATCATCGACATCCTTCGAAAGATAATAAAACTTCTGATCGTCGAATTTGAACGTTGAAAAACGGCCAGGGTTTGCCAACTGAAGCCTGATACAGCCCCCGGATACCATTCCTCGAATCCTCGGATCGAATCGGAACTTACACAAGGGCCTGAGACGATAGTCGTCACTGCCTTTCTTGATTATCATTCCAATATGGTGCATCGCTTCCTGCGGCGTCTTCCGAAACGAATATGTCTGGTCCTGCAAAACTCGTAACGCCGAATTGCTTGCCGCCTCAACAATCGAAGAGAGCATCCCGCGGATG
Coding sequences:
- a CDS encoding TIGR03986 family CRISPR-associated RAMP protein, giving the protein MPFHNPYHFVPVRKEDRIDDLKVSEFKNGGRGELGNVTHDRYSENCFSGRLVCRLESETPFVVGGQQHSDPEGREPTIVDQFEIGDFPAIPATTIRGMLSSIVEAASNSALRVLQDQTYSFRKTPQEAMHHIGMIIKKGSDDYRLRPLCKFRFDPRIRGMVSGGCIRLQLANPGRFSTFKFDDQKFYYLSKDVDDPTTVEPISEAEYRSRVSKQPRERDNYERGFLRVMWNPERQAEFAELGRKYELFIFWDQGEDGDLDAERGLLKVANEAINRFHVLADLRSDHRESDGPLLPFQPSGTERGSDETLRLRTGDLVYYRTADRDGNLVNEVSFSSIWRDLVRGPNDPVDKPDTTFDFFKAVDPELIPFNSDRKLITIAEQMFGFVQSSATEDQVHANDDEPQLSLAGRILPSAGMLHSLRRTDGTLQQPKSMEECLDLNPADDGFTLLRALSAPKPPSPALYFKKPDDTFIAKKNLNSTSCRPHGRKFYIHDRSNEVRPWATRHSQERRNLKMKVKPVKGGAVFYFHIDFSNLSTAELAALIFAVRPYLEYWHKLGLGKPLGLGTVRLDPVGLFLVDRANRYSADGVLSSRYGTVWKSSVLWDDKIPDIYELEKKAEPNMPDDDLENIRSCFSSSVSSEISSALSVLGNPNNVTQPVRYPVIRGQDPEEETFKWFVANETARQSLNRISNLGLPTLNEL
- a CDS encoding ADP-ribosylglycohydrolase family protein, yielding MARAASGHAYFVRVSALRVSVLGGGWVGEEALAISIYCSLVSENDLSGALLLAVNHSGDSDSTGAITGNILGALHGIGAIPVKFDAPSTATNICASRASPVAASTTGTVLPQ